Sequence from the Flexibacter flexilis DSM 6793 genome:
CAAACACTTTTCTTCCGAAAAAAATTTGCTTTTAGGCCACTGCGCCTGCTTTACTTTTGCCGTATTCCAATATTTTGTCAATGAACTGGTAAGGCTTGTAGCCGTTGATGGCGCATTGATGGAAAATACAAGTGGCTGGTGTCATGCCGGGCAGCGAATTGATTTCGATAATGATGGTTTCGGCGCGTAAATCGTCGTACACACGTACAAACGCATCTATGCGGCAATAGCCTTCTACGTTCAGAATCTTGGCCACGCGCTCCAGCTCGGCACGCACTTGCGCCGAAACTTTTTGTTGTGCGGCAGCGTCTTTGTGGAAACGTGCAGGCGTAATGTTTTGGCCTTCACCTGCTAAGAATTTTTCTTCCAAAGAAAGCACTTCGCCCGAAGCAAGTGTTTCCGAAGGCTCGAAAACCTCGTACACACGCTCGCCGTTGCGGTTGTGCGTAAGCATTCCGCCCGTAATTTCTAAGAAATGTGCTGCGCCATTGGCCGAAATCAGCGTTTCAACCATGAAATAACGTTTTTGTGGAAATTCCTCATTGGGGCGAAGGTTTAGCACTTGCGCCACCGACGATTCCAATCCTTCTATTTTGCGGAACATCAAAGCGGCGAAGGCTTCCAATTCTGCACGATTTTTAATTTTTTTCACCGCCGAACTGCAACCGTCATCGGCTGGCTTAGCGATAAATGGGTACTGGAATGTTTTTTCCAGACGCGCCACTTCTGCGGCGGTGTCGGCTTGCCACGCGGTTTCGTGTACCAACGTGTGTTGCGCTACCAAGATGCCGTGTTGCGCCAAAATCTCGTTGGTTTCGTATTTGTTGATGGTGATTTGCGAACTGCCCACGCCCGAACCGTTGTAAGGCAAACCTACTTTTTCGAGTTGTTGCTGTACAGCTCCGTCTTCCCCTGGGCGGCCATGCAGCGCAATGAACACTTCATCTACTAAGGTTGCTAACTTTTTATAGGTAATTTCTTCGGCTTTGCTGATGTGGTTGGACACGTATTTGCCCGTAATGTTTTGGGCTTCCTCGCGAATCTGTACCAACGCTTCATGCGGTTTGTCTTTGCTTTTTACTTTCTCGCGAATGTCGTCGGCATTGTCTTTGAGCATGATATTAATTGGCATTACATAAAGTTCATGCTTTTGTTCGCTGCCCGTCAGGAATACGGGAACGGGTTCATATTTGCCCGAAGAAGCCAATTTTTCGTAAATGTTACGGCCACTTTCTACTGAAATATGTCTTTCCGAAGAAAATCCGCCCATGATAATGGCCACGCGCGTTTTGGCGGTTGGGTTGTTGTGCAAATGTTCTAAAGCACTATCCAATTTGTTCAAAACTTGTTTGAAAACCGCTACTTTTTTGCCTGTACGAATACGCTCCGCCAACGAAGTGCGAATAATATAAGTCAGGAACTGCGACGGATTCAGGCCGATTTCGGCAGCCTGATGGAAAAAGAACGACGATGGCAACATTCCAGACGTAGTGTTGGGGTCGTTGAGGAACACGTCCCCTGCTTCGTTAATAAAGCCGTCGATGCGTGCGTAAACACTGAATTGTAATTTATTAAAAAGCTCAATACATTCTTCTTTGATGCGCTGAATGTAAGGCGTTTGGATATTGATAGGTGTAATCTTGCGGCTCATGCCTGGCAAGTATTTGGAACGATAATCGAAAAGCGTTTGGCGTTTGACAATCTCGGTTGGCGGTAAGGCGATGGCTTGGCCGTATTCGTCTTGCACCACGATACACGAAAACTCGCGGCCTTCAATGAAGCCTTCCATAATAATCATTTCTTCGCTGTCGGTGCTTTCTAAGAGCAAAGACGCGCCATAATTTTCATTATCCAAAAAGGCTAATAGTTCGCTTGGGCTATAAATGACATGGTTGTCGAACACGCCGCCGCGCACGGTTACGGGCATTCCGATACCTTCCCGAATGTCGGTAAGGGTACGGATAAAGTTTACTTTTTGCTCACGCGAAAGGGTTTGCCATTGGCTGCGCTCAATGTGTTGCAAAAAGAAGCTTTTGTTGATGGCATCGGTGAAGGCTTGGGCGTTTTTTTCTTGCAAAACCGTTACGCCAATAGACGAACCTTGGCACGGTGCTTTGATGACAAAAGGAAATCCAACAATGGCACTGGCCTCAATCAGCAACGTATTTACGTCGGTGGTTTGTAGCCATTTATCTTTGGAAAGTGTTAGGCTTTGCGGGCGTTTGAAGCCCGTTTGGGTCATCAAATCTTTTTGAATAAGTTTGTTGATGCCGATAGCCGAAGGCAAAATACCCGAACCTGAGTACGGGATTCCGTACCATTCCAAAATGCCCTGAATGTTGCCATCTTCGCCGTAAGGGCCATGCAAAGCCAAGAAAGCAAAATCGAAAAGGCTACCGAACTCGTCGGGGTTGAGGCGGCAACCCACTTGGCTAATGAGTTGGTCTTGCTCTGTGCGGCTCATTTCGCCCAAAGACTCTATATAAATTTGAAATTCTGCATTTTTGATGTCCAGTACGCTGGCAGGTGGATAGAAATCCCGAATCGTGCCTTTGTAGATAAACTCCCAATTGAGCAAAATAAAATTGCCCAAACTGTCCACAAAAACAGGTACGGCCTCAAACAAATCTTTGTTGAGGTTGTCATATACAGTGCGGCCACCCGCAAAGGAGATTTCGCGCTCGCGCGATTGTCCCCCAAAGAAAATACCGATTCTAATCATAGATGTAAGCGAGTTAATCGCTGTTACTGGGTAGGGATAAATTCCTCAAAACTCGCGACAAAGATATAAGGTTTCGTATCAAATCGGAATAGGGGCAAAGATTCGTGATACAATGTTTGTTGTGTAGGAATTGCGAGGCTTGGATATTTAAACCCCTCCTAAATCCTGTGTTTCAAAAACCCCTCCTAAATCCTCCCCAAGGGGGAGGACTTGAACAGAAGTCGCAGGGAGGATAACAGGAATTGCGGGTCGGATAACAGAAGTCGCGGGTTGAATAACAGGAATCCACAAAGCAATAACAGGAATCCACAAAGCAATAATAGAAATCCACAAAGCAATAACAGGAATCCACAAAGCAATAACAGGAATCGCAGATGGGAAATATTAAAACCCCTCCTAAATCCTCCCCAAGGGGGAGGACTTGAACAGAAGTCGCAGGGAGGATAACAGGAATCGCAGATGGGAAATATTAAAACCCCATCTAAATCTTCCCCAAGGGGAGGACTTTAACAGAAGTTGCGGGTCGGATAACAGGAATTACAGGTGGGAAATATTAAAACCCCTCCTAAATCCTCCCCTTGGGGAGGACTTTTGCAGAAGTTGCGGGTCGGATAACAGGAATTGCAGGTGGGAAATATTAAAACCCCATCTAAATCCTCTCCAAGGGGAAGACTTTAACAGGAATTGCAGGAGCAGAATATTCAAACCCCTCCTAAATCCTCCCCAAGGGGAGGACTTTAACAGAAGTCGCAAGTAGGATAACAGGAATTGCAGGTGGGAAATATTAAAACCCCTCCTAAATCCTCCCCAAGGGGAGGGCTTTTGCAGAAGTTGCGGGTCGGATAACAGGAATCGCAGATGGGAAATATTAAAACCCCTCCTAAATCCTCCCCTTGGGGAGGACTTTAACAGAAGTTGCGGGTCGGATAACAGGAATTGCAGGTGGGAAATATTAAAACCCCATCTAAATCCTCTCCAAGGGGAGGACTTTTGCAGAAGTTGCGGGTCGGAGAACTCTTGTTATACAGAAGAGATATGAACTTTCATTGGTCGCTACACTGTATATAGGTGGGCGGTGGCTCAGGGAGCAGTTTTTTATCCGCTAAATCCTGCCTACTTTCGCAAATTGATTTTTACCAACCCTAACTTATTATTTTAGTTGTCGTTATGCCACACCAACAGGCCAGCCCCAAAGATTATTTGCACTTGCATTTTTTAGTATTGATTTGGGGATTTACGTCCATTTTGGGCGCGTTAGTCAGTATTCCGAGTGTAGAATTGACTTTTTATAGAACTCTTACCGCTTGTCTGCTCATGCCTTTGGTGTTGGTTTTGCGCAAAGTTTCGTTTCAGTTGCCGCGCAAAGCGATGTTGCAAATGATGGCCGCTGGCGTGCTGATAGCCATTCACTGGATTTTGTTTTTTGGTGCGGCGCGTGTGTCGAACGTGTCCACGTGTTTGGCGGGTATTTCTACGAGTTCGTTGTGGACGAGTTTGCTCGAACCGCTGATTACCAAACGAAAATTTTTGTGGTTCGAACTCATTATCGGCGTGGTGGTAATGGCTGGGCTATACGTGATTTTTTATTATGAATTTGATAAAGCGATTGGTTTGGCGATGGGCATTGTGTCGGCACTTTTTGCCACGATATTCAGTATCTTGAACGGTAATTTTACCAAACATCATAACTCTTTGGTGATTACGTTTTATGAGATGGCGGGTGCGCTGCTGGGGATTGTGTTGTTTTTGCCTGCTTACGCTTACTTTTTTGCTGAAAACCAAATTTTACAGCTTGTCCCGACGGCGACGGATTGGGTTTGTATCCTGATTTTGGGCGGCATTTGTACGGTGTATGCCTACGCGGCAGCCGTGAAGCTGATGCAAAAGTTTTCGGCTTTTGCTATGAACCTGACAATCAACTTAGAACCTGTGTACGGAATTATCTTGGCTTTTCTTATTTTTGGAGAAAAAGAGAAAATGACATCGGGCTTTTATATCGGTACGATGATTATTTTGGTGTCGGTGCTTTCGTACCCCGTCATTAACCGCCGCCTTCGCAAACACGAATTACTCAAATAACAAAACAATTTGTAGGTACAACGAATCGTTGTGCTTGCAAGATAGTTTACCTCGTCAAAATAACCTTTAAAGATATGCTCAACTTATTGACCATGATAAGTTTTTCGCGCCAAAAAATGTATTTCTGTTTGTTGGCTTTGGGCTTGTTTTTTGGACAAGTTAATGCCCAAACAGTTTACGAACTTCGTTGGGAAAGTGCGCGTGCTGTGCCGCGTGTGGAAACGGCTACATTAGCTCCTGCGCTTACGTTTGAAAACAGCGTTAATTTGCCCGAAAACCAATATTTACCCCAAAAAAGCATTACGCTCAACGGAAAAATACAGGCTGCAACGCTTCAAAAAGCGGTTTACGCGCCACTTTCGACGGCAGAAAAAGCAAGTTCGGATACGGCATTTATTACTTCTGAGCCAGCGATTAGTTACGCCGTAGGCATAGAACGCGGCCAACATAAAACAGATGTTCGCATTGTGCCGCTGCGCCGTAATACCACCACGCACAAGCTCGAAAAACTCGTGCGCTTTGAGCTGAAAACAACCGTTATTCCAACCAAAAAAGCAAGCTATAAAACCGCCAAAACCTTAGCGCAAAGCAATTCGGTATTGTCGTCGGGAACGTGGCATAAGTTGGGTATTACGCAAAAAGGACTTTACAAAATAGACCGCAGTATGCTGGCCAATATGGGTTTTAATGTGGGAAGTCTTGACCCTCGCAAAATTAAAATCTATGGCAACGGAGGCGGTTTGTTGCCGCAATCTAACGCGGCGGCACGTGCCAACGACCTGACGGAAAATGCCATCGTGGTAGTAGGGCAGGAGGATGGCTCTTTTGATTCTGGTGATTACGTGTTGTTCTATGCGCAAGATGCCTATCGTTGGGCGTATAATTCTGCTAATAAGATTTTTATGCGCGAAAATAATTTCTATGCGGATACGGCTTATTATTTTCTGACGGTGTCGGAGACGGAAGGTTTGCGCGTGCAGCCGCGAGCAACCGAAACGCTGGGAACTTCGCACATTAACAGTTTTGACGATTATCAGATTTACGAGCAGGATAAATATAATCCGTATAACACGGGGCGTGTTTGGTACGGCGAAAATTTTGACCTCACAACGCAGCGCGATTTTAGTTTTTCTGCCTCAGGTATAGATGGTACGCGTTCGGCCAAAGTGCGTGTAGCAACGATGGCGCATTCGTTGAATGTTCCGACTTCATTTACGGTGAATATTAACGGGTCGAATCAAAGCAGCCTTCTGAACTTATCAGGATTTGCCAATAGCGATTATCCTGTTTATGGCGTAGATGCAACAGGTATTTATACATTGAATTTGCCCGACGGTTCGGATAATGTAGCCGTAAAGCTTTCTTACAATAAAAATGGCAACAGCTCCGCCATTGGGTATTTGAATTACATAGAAGTAAATATGCCTCGCAAACTGGCTTTGTATGGCGAACAAACCGCCTTCCGTCGGGCAAGCACACTGGGAAGTAATGGCGTGCTTACTTATGCTTTAAAGGCGGCTTCAGGCTCAGTGATTTGGGATATTACCAGTCCTCAAACAGCTGTCGGCCAAGAATATGCAGCGAATGGAGATTCGTTGTTATTTGCCGTAAATAATGAAGGCTTGTTGCGGGAGTTTGTGGTATTTAATAAAAATGCCTCTATTCCTGCACCTACTTGGGTGGGGCGTATCGCCAATCAAAATTTACATTCCTATACTACGCCTGATTTGGTGATTATTACACCCCCCGTTTTTTTGAGTGAAGCGCAACGCTTGGCCGCTTTCAGAAATAGTAATGACGGTTTGGACGTACAAGTAGCCACTACCACAGCGATATACAATGAGTTTTCGTCTGGGGCGCAGGATTTGGTGGCCTTGCGGGACTTTGTGAGAATGTTGTATCTGAATGATTCGGACAAACTCAAGTATGTCTTGCTGTTTGGAGATTGCTCTTTTGACTACAAAGGACGCACGATTAACAAAACTAATTTTGTCCCAACCTATCAGTCCAACAGTTCTATTGCGCAATTGTACAATACTTTTTGCTCGGACGATTTTATTGGCCTCATGGATTCTACGGAAGGCACTTGGACAGATGCCAGCAACGAAAGAATGGATTTGGGTGTTGGTCGTTTGCCTGTTAGGTCGCAGACGGAAGCCAAAGCCATGGTAGATAAGTTTATTAGCTATGCCACCAATAAGAAAAGTTTGGGAACGTGGCGCACGCGATTGGCTTTTGTGGCCGAACAAGACAAAGCCGCGAATATCAACTTTTTACAACAAGCCGAAGGCGTGGAGCAACCTATCGAAACGTCTAAGCCTGCTTACAATCTGATGAAGGTATATCAGACGAGTTATCCAACGGTGGCTACTCCTTCTGGCCAACGCTCTCCAGCTACGGCAGCCGCCATCAACGAAGCAGTAGAGCGTGGTTCTTTGATAGTCAGTTATTTAGGGCATGGTGGTGAATTGCAGTGGGCTAACTCTTACATCTTGACGCTCGACCAAATCAACGCGTGGAACAATCCAGACAATATGCCATTTTTTATCACGGCAACCTGCGATTTTGTGGCACACGACAACCCTGCCATTACCTCAGGCGGAGAGTCTATTGTACTGCACCCCAACGGTGGCGGTATTGGTATTATCGGGGCGAGTAGGCCTGTGTTTTCAAGTTCTAATGAGTCTTTTAACAATGCTTTTTATGCTACTATTCTTCAAAAAATAGAAGGCAAATACCAGCGTTTGGGCGATGTGATGCGCACGACCAAAAACAACAGTATGGCAGGACTCTATAACAAGAGTTATGTGTTAATGTCTGACCCGTCGGCGCGTTTGGCTTATCCGTCAGAAGATATTGTCATTACAAGCATTAACGGCAAGCAGCTTACCACTACGACTAGCGACACCATTAGTGGCTTGGAAAAAGTTACGATAGAAGGAGAAGTGCAGAGCCTTGGTACGAAAATGAATAACTTTAACGGAACAATTTATTGTACCGTGTACGACCAGCCAACGACCATGAACGGATATGATGGCATTAGTACACCTATCACCTACAAGGTACGACGCGACATTATTTTTAAAGGAGAAGCCCACGTGAAAAATGGCGCGTTTTCTTTAGAGTTTATAGCACCCAAAGACATTAGTTATAATTTTGGTGATGGGAAAATGAGTTTTTATGCCAAGCAAGATAGCAGTATGACAGATGCGACTGGGGCAGCGGCAGGCCTGACCATTGGCGGTAGTGCCGAGGCTATTACAGACGAAAATCCACCTGTCGTAGAATTGTTTATGAACGATACTACATTTGTGAATGGCGGTATTACAGATGCCAATCCTTTGTTTTTGGCCAAGCTCACCGACGACAATGGCATCAATGTTTCTACCAAAGGCATTGGGCACGAAATGACATTGGTGATAGATGGAGATGATAATAATTTGCTCATTGTCAATGATTATTATCAAACGGTAGCAGGTACTTACCAAAAAGGATATGTGCGTTATCCGCTTTCAAATCTTTCGGACGGTACGCACACGGCACGTTTTAAGGCTTGGGATACGCATAACAATTCAGCGGAATCTGTCATTCACTTTGTCGTAACTAGTTCGCCAAATTTGGTAATAGACGAGCTGTTTAGCTATCCAAACCCGTTTACTGACTTTACTAATTTTGGGTTTACGCACAACAAAGCAGGCCAAGACCTGACGGTAAGTGTAGAAATATTTGATGTGATAGGGCAAAAAGTAAAACATTTGGAGACCACTCTTGTAGCAAGCGATGCGCGTGTGGGACTTAGTTCGCAGTTGCGTTGGAATGGCGACACAGACAATGGCTCAAAACTGCGGTCGGGTATGTATGTGTATCGCCTGAAGGTGAGCACCAGCGACGGAAAATCGGCGCATAAAACCGACAAATTAGTTTTAGTCCGATAAATTTTCTATCTATGCCTCTTTAAAAATAGCGTGTTTGGTGGTTGTAAAAAATTATTACGATACAAACAACTATTTGCATATCTATTCGTTAGTAAGCAATATTACCTATATTTGTAGCCTCAATTTTTTCATAAAATGTATATGTCAAATAAATCAGTTTTGGGTTGCCTTTTCTCGTCGGCCTTACTACTCTCCACTTATAGTGCAACGGTTGCACAAAACGAAACAAAGACTATTACAACAGCAGTACCATTCTTGACAATTACGCCTGACTCGCGTGCTGGCGGTATGGGTGAGGCGGGATCAGCTCTTTCGGCTGATGCCAATGCAATGTATTGGAACACAGGCAAATTAGCCTTTAATACACAAGATTTTGGGGCAGCAGTTTCTTATACGCCTTGGCTCAAATACTTAAATATGAATGATTTGTTTGTTTCGTATTTGAGTGGCTACAAAAAATTACGCAAAGAAGATGCTATTGGCATTTCGATGACTTATTTCAGCTTGGGCGCACTTCACCTAACAGACGAAAGTAACAACCCGTTAGGCGATGTCAATTCTAATGAATATGCAATTTCGGCAGCATATTCGCGCCAATTGAGCAAAACATTTGGTGTGGGTGTAGCACCTAAATTTATACACTCCAATTTAGCAGGCAACGGCAACTATAACGGTAGCTCAATTCGCCCCGCCAATACCGTAGCCGTGGACTTGTCGGCTTTTTATACGAAAGAAATAAACTTGAATGGCCGCCCTGCACAAATGAATTTGGCAGGCTCTATCACCAATTTTGGCCCTAAAGTGTCGTATTCGGACAACAACCGCCGCGACTTTATCCCAACTACTTTGCGTTTGGGCGGTAGTCTTACTTCTACGCTTGATGCCTACAATACCATTACGTTTTCTTTGGATTTGAGCAAACTCATGGTGCCTTCTCCAGACTCGTCCAAAAATCTGAATGATAAGAGTTTTATTAGTGGCGCGATGGGGTCGTTTACGGATGCTCCAGGTGGCGGCAAAGAAGAGTTGCAAGAAGTAATGATTGGGGCAGGTGTAGAATATTGGTACGACAAACTTTTTGCGTTGCGTGGCGGCTATTTCCACGAAGCTAAAGAAAAAGGTAATCGTAAATATTTCACGGCAGGTTTAGGCCTTCGTTACCAACGTTTTGGCGTGGATTTTGCGTACCTTGTTCCTGTGGCACAAAACAGCCCATTGGCCGAGACCTTGCGTTTTAGCTTGTTGTTCGACTTCGAGAAAGCGCAAAAAGTCGTAGAATCTGTAACAGACTAATTTTTAATAAAATACATTATAAAGTAAAAACCCCCGCAGAGTTTTAGCTTTGCGGGGGTTTTTATTTATTTAGAAACTCTTCTTTGTCTTTTTATCGTATCAATATAAGATCTTGCTTAGGTGCTACCATTATTGGTGCTTTTCCTGTTTTTACAATTGTTTGAAGTATAAAATCAAGTGCTTTTGTTTTAGGTTTGAGCGATATATACGGAATATCAACAAAAGAACTGTCTCTTATATCACCAGGAATAACGGGCCATTCTGTATAGTCTGTAATTGGTGTGCCTTTACTATCTTTATAAAAACATTTTGCTTCTATAGGAGAAGAACTTTTATTAGCAAAAATATAATAACGAGCCCCTTTATTTCCAACAATTTGGGTTCCGTGGGAATAGCTTGGCATAAAAATTTTTTTTCCACTTATCTCGTTAATATAAATAACACATGGTGGTGAAAAAAACTCTATTTTATCTCCTACTTGTAGCCCCCCTTTAAATGTTTTGATTACTTGTAATTGGACTACCTGCCATTTTGATATTTTATCTGGTTTGAATTTTGTTTCATTGGATAATACTATTCCCTCAAACACATAATTACTGCTGTTGAAGTTTGATTCTATATCTTCCAAATCTGCTTTGAAATTGGGCGATGTTAACTGCTCCTTTAAAAATAAGTCAGCCGATTGAGCATAAGCCATCTGAAGCAGGCATAAGAGCAGTCCGCTTAGAATTATTGTTTTTTTTATCATATTTCTTTGTTTTAGGTTTGAATTAAACTAACATCTAAACTCTATTGCAACAATTTTATTGTTTGATAATCAGTAAAATACATTCCAAACAAAACCCCCGCAGAGCTGATACAACTCTGCGGGGGTTTTGTTTGTTTACTATCGAATATTTTTAGCCGTTAAGCCACTTTTCAAGTTGTTGGTCGGCGTATTCTTTCAGTTCTGGAATCGAGATTTTTTCCAAAACGTCGGCAGCAAAGGCATGAAGCAACAAGGCGCGAGCCGTGTCTTCGCTTAGGCCACGCGCACGCAAATAAAATAGCGGCTCTTCGTCCAATGTCCCGACAGTGGCACCATGCGAACATTTTACGTCGTCGGCAAAAATTTCTAATTGCGGCTTGGTGTAAGCGTTGGCATCGTCGGAAAGCAAAATATTTCGGTTCGACTGAAACGCATTTGTTTTTTGCGCGTCGGGTTTTACAAAAATTTTACCATTAAAAACGCCCGTTGCGCGGTCGCTCAAAACGCCTTTATAAAGTTCGTTGCTCTCGCAGTTCGGGAAACGGTGGTCGGCAACCGTGTGGTTGTCTATCAGGCTTTTACCTTTCCCCAAATACAAACCGTACATGTGGCCTTCGCAATGTGGACCATTAAGCAAAAGTTGCAAATTGTTGCGGGTAATTTGGCCGTTGGCCGTTACGGTCAGTGCCGAAAAATTCGCGCCAGTGGCAATAGAAACCGCCGTCGTGTTAATGCTCACGCGGCCTTCCAATTGCATCTGATACCATTCTACCAAAGCTCTTTCGCTTGCCACGATTTCGGTTACGCCATTGCTCAACACGTGGTTTTCGCCAGCCGTAAGGCCGATTTCAATCCATTTGGATTGGCTGTTTTCACCCAAAACGACCAAAGAACGCGGCTGAACCAGTACGTTTTCTTGCGTGGCATCTACCAAATAATAAAATACGACAGGCTGAGCCAACACTTTGTTTTTAGGCACGTGCACAAAAAGTGCATTGCTCGCAAAAGCAGTGTTAAGAGCTGTAAAAGCCTCTTTTTCGCTGTCGGCGTGACGCGCAAAATGCGTTGTTACGAGGTCTGGATATTGCGCAAATGCTTCTTGCATCGGCAAAATCACTAAATCTGTTTCGGGCGCAATCACTTGTGAGGCTGCCGACGAAAACACGCCATTGATAAAAACCAATACGTTGGCTTCGAGGTCAAAAGGCAAGTTTGGCACGGCTTCCACGTCGCTGGTGGCCGCTACTGCAAACGAATTTTTGAGGGTGCTGGCAAGGTTGGTATATTTCCATTCCTCGTGCTTGGTGGTGGGCAAACCCAAACGCTCAAAATTTTCGATGGCTTGTTTCTGAATAATATAAGTAGCCTGATTTTGAGCTTGTTGCTCAAAACTGGCAAGCAAATTATTTTTCAAATCGGT
This genomic interval carries:
- a CDS encoding D-alanine--D-alanine ligase family protein gives rise to the protein MIRIGIFFGGQSREREISFAGGRTVYDNLNKDLFEAVPVFVDSLGNFILLNWEFIYKGTIRDFYPPASVLDIKNAEFQIYIESLGEMSRTEQDQLISQVGCRLNPDEFGSLFDFAFLALHGPYGEDGNIQGILEWYGIPYSGSGILPSAIGINKLIQKDLMTQTGFKRPQSLTLSKDKWLQTTDVNTLLIEASAIVGFPFVIKAPCQGSSIGVTVLQEKNAQAFTDAINKSFFLQHIERSQWQTLSREQKVNFIRTLTDIREGIGMPVTVRGGVFDNHVIYSPSELLAFLDNENYGASLLLESTDSEEMIIMEGFIEGREFSCIVVQDEYGQAIALPPTEIVKRQTLFDYRSKYLPGMSRKITPINIQTPYIQRIKEECIELFNKLQFSVYARIDGFINEAGDVFLNDPNTTSGMLPSSFFFHQAAEIGLNPSQFLTYIIRTSLAERIRTGKKVAVFKQVLNKLDSALEHLHNNPTAKTRVAIIMGGFSSERHISVESGRNIYEKLASSGKYEPVPVFLTGSEQKHELYVMPINIMLKDNADDIREKVKSKDKPHEALVQIREEAQNITGKYVSNHISKAEEITYKKLATLVDEVFIALHGRPGEDGAVQQQLEKVGLPYNGSGVGSSQITINKYETNEILAQHGILVAQHTLVHETAWQADTAAEVARLEKTFQYPFIAKPADDGCSSAVKKIKNRAELEAFAALMFRKIEGLESSVAQVLNLRPNEEFPQKRYFMVETLISANGAAHFLEITGGMLTHNRNGERVYEVFEPSETLASGEVLSLEEKFLAGEGQNITPARFHKDAAAQQKVSAQVRAELERVAKILNVEGYCRIDAFVRVYDDLRAETIIIEINSLPGMTPATCIFHQCAINGYKPYQFIDKILEYGKSKAGAVA
- a CDS encoding DMT family transporter → MPHQQASPKDYLHLHFLVLIWGFTSILGALVSIPSVELTFYRTLTACLLMPLVLVLRKVSFQLPRKAMLQMMAAGVLIAIHWILFFGAARVSNVSTCLAGISTSSLWTSLLEPLITKRKFLWFELIIGVVVMAGLYVIFYYEFDKAIGLAMGIVSALFATIFSILNGNFTKHHNSLVITFYEMAGALLGIVLFLPAYAYFFAENQILQLVPTATDWVCILILGGICTVYAYAAAVKLMQKFSAFAMNLTINLEPVYGIILAFLIFGEKEKMTSGFYIGTMIILVSVLSYPVINRRLRKHELLK
- the porU gene encoding type IX secretion system sortase PorU, translated to MLNLLTMISFSRQKMYFCLLALGLFFGQVNAQTVYELRWESARAVPRVETATLAPALTFENSVNLPENQYLPQKSITLNGKIQAATLQKAVYAPLSTAEKASSDTAFITSEPAISYAVGIERGQHKTDVRIVPLRRNTTTHKLEKLVRFELKTTVIPTKKASYKTAKTLAQSNSVLSSGTWHKLGITQKGLYKIDRSMLANMGFNVGSLDPRKIKIYGNGGGLLPQSNAAARANDLTENAIVVVGQEDGSFDSGDYVLFYAQDAYRWAYNSANKIFMRENNFYADTAYYFLTVSETEGLRVQPRATETLGTSHINSFDDYQIYEQDKYNPYNTGRVWYGENFDLTTQRDFSFSASGIDGTRSAKVRVATMAHSLNVPTSFTVNINGSNQSSLLNLSGFANSDYPVYGVDATGIYTLNLPDGSDNVAVKLSYNKNGNSSAIGYLNYIEVNMPRKLALYGEQTAFRRASTLGSNGVLTYALKAASGSVIWDITSPQTAVGQEYAANGDSLLFAVNNEGLLREFVVFNKNASIPAPTWVGRIANQNLHSYTTPDLVIITPPVFLSEAQRLAAFRNSNDGLDVQVATTTAIYNEFSSGAQDLVALRDFVRMLYLNDSDKLKYVLLFGDCSFDYKGRTINKTNFVPTYQSNSSIAQLYNTFCSDDFIGLMDSTEGTWTDASNERMDLGVGRLPVRSQTEAKAMVDKFISYATNKKSLGTWRTRLAFVAEQDKAANINFLQQAEGVEQPIETSKPAYNLMKVYQTSYPTVATPSGQRSPATAAAINEAVERGSLIVSYLGHGGELQWANSYILTLDQINAWNNPDNMPFFITATCDFVAHDNPAITSGGESIVLHPNGGGIGIIGASRPVFSSSNESFNNAFYATILQKIEGKYQRLGDVMRTTKNNSMAGLYNKSYVLMSDPSARLAYPSEDIVITSINGKQLTTTTSDTISGLEKVTIEGEVQSLGTKMNNFNGTIYCTVYDQPTTMNGYDGISTPITYKVRRDIIFKGEAHVKNGAFSLEFIAPKDISYNFGDGKMSFYAKQDSSMTDATGAAAGLTIGGSAEAITDENPPVVELFMNDTTFVNGGITDANPLFLAKLTDDNGINVSTKGIGHEMTLVIDGDDNNLLIVNDYYQTVAGTYQKGYVRYPLSNLSDGTHTARFKAWDTHNNSAESVIHFVVTSSPNLVIDELFSYPNPFTDFTNFGFTHNKAGQDLTVSVEIFDVIGQKVKHLETTLVASDARVGLSSQLRWNGDTDNGSKLRSGMYVYRLKVSTSDGKSAHKTDKLVLVR
- the porV gene encoding type IX secretion system outer membrane channel protein PorV; the encoded protein is MSNKSVLGCLFSSALLLSTYSATVAQNETKTITTAVPFLTITPDSRAGGMGEAGSALSADANAMYWNTGKLAFNTQDFGAAVSYTPWLKYLNMNDLFVSYLSGYKKLRKEDAIGISMTYFSLGALHLTDESNNPLGDVNSNEYAISAAYSRQLSKTFGVGVAPKFIHSNLAGNGNYNGSSIRPANTVAVDLSAFYTKEINLNGRPAQMNLAGSITNFGPKVSYSDNNRRDFIPTTLRLGGSLTSTLDAYNTITFSLDLSKLMVPSPDSSKNLNDKSFISGAMGSFTDAPGGGKEELQEVMIGAGVEYWYDKLFALRGGYFHEAKEKGNRKYFTAGLGLRYQRFGVDFAYLVPVAQNSPLAETLRFSLLFDFEKAQKVVESVTD
- the sufD gene encoding Fe-S cluster assembly protein SufD, which produces MKTTTDNTDLKNNLLASFEQQAQNQATYIIQKQAIENFERLGLPTTKHEEWKYTNLASTLKNSFAVAATSDVEAVPNLPFDLEANVLVFINGVFSSAASQVIAPETDLVILPMQEAFAQYPDLVTTHFARHADSEKEAFTALNTAFASNALFVHVPKNKVLAQPVVFYYLVDATQENVLVQPRSLVVLGENSQSKWIEIGLTAGENHVLSNGVTEIVASERALVEWYQMQLEGRVSINTTAVSIATGANFSALTVTANGQITRNNLQLLLNGPHCEGHMYGLYLGKGKSLIDNHTVADHRFPNCESNELYKGVLSDRATGVFNGKIFVKPDAQKTNAFQSNRNILLSDDANAYTKPQLEIFADDVKCSHGATVGTLDEEPLFYLRARGLSEDTARALLLHAFAADVLEKISIPELKEYADQQLEKWLNG